The following proteins come from a genomic window of Malus sylvestris chromosome 4, drMalSylv7.2, whole genome shotgun sequence:
- the LOC126619769 gene encoding UMP-CMP kinase 3-like produces the protein MGEVVDAGKKEANGSLADLNPTVVFVLGGPGSGKGTQCANIVQHFGFTHLSAGDLLRAEIKSGSENGTMISNMIKEGKIVPSEVTIKLLERAMLENGNDKFLIDGFPRNEENRAAFEAVTKIEPSFVLFFDCSDEEMERRLLGRNQGREDDNIETIRKRFKVFQDSSLPVIEYYNSKGKVRKIDAGRPVEEVYESVKAIFEPKNEKAD, from the exons ATGGGTGAAGTTGTTGATGCCGGAAAGAAG GAGGCTAATGGAAGCTTAGCTGATCTGAACCCTACAGTTGTTTTTGTCTTGG gTGGCCCAGGCAGCGGAAAGGGTACTCAATGTGCAAACATTGTTCAGCACTTTGGGTTTACCCATCTCAGTGCTGGCGATCTTCTTAGAGCCGAAATCAAATCTGGCTCTGAAAATGG GACCATGATTTCGAACATGATTAAGGAAGGAAAGATTGTTCCTTCTGAAGTAACAATTAAACTTCTTGAACGAGCAATGCTGGAAAATGGTAACGACAAGTTTCTCATTGATGGGTTTCCCCGTAATGAGGAAAATCGTGCTGCATTTGAGGCTGTG ACTAAAATCGAGCCTTCATTTGTCTTGTTTTTTGACTGTTCTGATGAAGAGATGGAGAGGCGGCTTTTGGGTAGGAACCAG GGAAGAGAGGATGATAACATAGAAACAATAAGGAAGCGGTTTAAGGTTTTCCAAGATTCTAGTCTCCCTGTGATAGAGTACTACAACTCCAAGGGGAAAGTTCGGAAG ATTGATGCTGGAAGGCCTGTTGAAGAGGTTTATGAGTCCGTTAAAGCTATTTTTGAACCGAAAAATGAGAAG GCTGATTAA
- the LOC126617631 gene encoding methyltransferase-like protein 2, with amino-acid sequence MEDSKPAGKLSTFLDSGVYRFEDSTAVFIDPVRVLNRSYTRFRVSPSAYYSRSFKSKIQEPRVCSNSRKRKRKEKKPQNLNDRERAADQRHQEARPFLLKAHKSLLRSTELLEVVSNLRDDFDNSASSPGTTRSLVELGRVWQAPLYEITLNSQSHDNASEDGGSPVMEYCKQRAVPVFNNLVVNETSEDVEAELLGSRYILPPESSFYMSDLGQIHNLIPESDCGFNLIVVDPPWENGSARQKLRYSTLPNRYFLSLPIKQLCHTNGALVALWVTNREKLRGFVEKELFPAWGVEYAATFFWLKVKADGSLIGDLDLFHHRPYECLLLGLCPGEDTDDNSRPKPIPDNQIMLTIPGDYSRKPPVARFLQEYSPTLQRNRCVELFAREMTAGCVSWGNEPLHFQESGNFTRG; translated from the exons ATGGAGGACTCGAAACCAGCCGGCAAGCTATCGACGTTTTTGGACTCCGGCGTGTACCGGTTCGAAGACTCGACCGCCGTTTTCATCGACCCGGTTCGCGTCCTCAACCGCTCCTACACCCGGTTCAGGGTGTCCCCTTCCGCCTACTACTCCCGCTCATTCAAATCCAAAATTCAAGAGCCTAGGGTTTGTTCGAATTCCAGAAAGCGGAAGCGGAAGGAGAAGAAGCCTCAGAATCTCAATGACAGAGAACGCGCCGCCGATCAACGCCACCAG GAAGCAAGACCTTTTTTGCTGAAGGCGCATAAATCTCTACTTAGATCAACTGAGCTTTTAGAGGTTGTGAGCAATTTGAGGGATGATTTCGATAATTCAGCTTCGTCTCCCGGCACTACGCGGTCGCTGGTTGAACTCGGGCGGGTCTGGCAGGCGCCGCTGTATGAGATAACTTTAAATTCGCAATCACATGACAATGCAAGCGAAGATGGAG GTTCCCCTGTCATGGAATACTGTAAACAACGAGCAGTTCCTGTGTTTAACAACTTAGTCGTTAATGAGACCAGTGAAGATGTGGAGGCTGAACTTTTGGGCAGTCGATATATCTTACCTCCAGAGAGTTCCTTCTACATG TCTGATCTGGGGCAGATTCACAATCTAATTCCTG AGTCTGATTGTGGCTTCAATCTTATTGTTGTTGATCCACCATGGGAAAATGGAAGTGCGCGTCAAAAGCTGAG GTACTCAACTTTGCCCAACCGATATTTCTTATCCCTTCCCATCAAGCAATTGTGTCACACAAATGGAGCACTTGTTGCTTTATGGGTGACCAACAGGGAGAAGTTGCGTGGCTTTGTCGAGAAGGAACTTTTTCCTGCATGGGGAGTCGAATATGCTGCTACTTTTTTCTGGTTGAAG GTCAAAGCAGATGGTTCTTTGATTGGCGATTTGGACCTCTTTCATCACAGGCCATATGAGTGCCTTCTATTAGGCCTTTGTCCAGGGGAG GATACGGACGACAATTCAAGACCCAAACCTATACCAGATAATCAAATCATGTTAACCATACCAGGAGACTACTCAAGGAAGCCCCCGGTAGCAA GATTTTTACAGGAGTATTCTCCTACACTCCAACGTAATCGGTGTGTTGAACTATTCGCCAGAGAAATGACTGCCGGATGTGTTTCTTGGGGGAATGAACCCCTTCATTTTCAGGAGTCAGGAAATTTTACGAGGGGGTAG